The Pseudomonas allokribbensis genome has a window encoding:
- a CDS encoding S8/S53 family peptidase: MCNFMPGQVIAIGPKQILAEIGGGLPGQLGPVIPLVGEGVDSNNDSELRRLAYVVLKTDPGMELYAMSRLSARLSGSIEKNEAAVDLNHILPLAMSEPFPISTLRLSPHAEREASAVRRLLRSAHLPKSLRIAVLDSGLASDFSAHRELRYFDYTTGGRLTRDVEPFDPMGHGTRVVSILDQILPPEVSISIGRLPSAPGSLTALTVAQALADIIARETPDVVNLSVCLRNDWFVCPHCKQRVPAPTFLSGLLPLVVRLGGKSISNTLTVMAAGNTGQAPNSRWLTDDVNSLLFAFAENRRGERTLYSSAPEGPRGDLCSVGAFGGDDPSDHEAQGVFIDGVHGTSFAAPFISAASLLTKRFPPPIGPFTREVIEAARQGRFLRLRIEEVEEDEQ, encoded by the coding sequence TCAAGTGATTGCAATCGGCCCTAAGCAAATACTCGCAGAGATAGGCGGCGGTCTTCCAGGTCAACTGGGGCCAGTAATACCGTTGGTGGGTGAAGGGGTAGATAGTAATAACGATAGCGAACTCCGTCGACTCGCCTACGTCGTGCTGAAAACAGATCCGGGGATGGAGCTATACGCAATGAGCCGTTTGAGCGCCCGGTTGTCTGGTTCGATTGAAAAGAATGAGGCTGCTGTTGACCTTAACCACATTCTTCCTTTGGCCATGTCGGAGCCCTTCCCAATCTCTACTTTGCGGCTCAGTCCCCATGCTGAACGCGAAGCGTCCGCCGTGAGGCGGCTACTTCGATCCGCGCACCTGCCTAAGTCACTGCGCATTGCAGTTCTGGACAGTGGACTCGCCTCGGACTTCTCTGCACACCGTGAGTTGCGTTATTTCGACTATACGACTGGCGGCCGTCTGACGCGTGATGTCGAGCCCTTTGACCCAATGGGCCATGGCACCCGCGTTGTCTCAATTCTTGATCAGATTTTACCGCCCGAGGTGAGCATCAGCATTGGCCGTTTACCATCTGCCCCAGGCTCACTAACTGCACTTACTGTCGCGCAAGCGCTGGCAGACATTATTGCCCGTGAAACGCCAGATGTCGTCAATCTAAGTGTATGCCTAAGGAATGACTGGTTCGTGTGTCCACACTGCAAACAACGTGTGCCGGCGCCAACTTTTTTATCTGGTTTGCTACCACTCGTCGTTCGACTTGGAGGGAAAAGCATTTCAAACACACTTACGGTAATGGCAGCAGGGAACACGGGACAAGCACCCAATTCTCGCTGGCTTACAGATGACGTAAACAGTCTCCTCTTTGCGTTCGCGGAGAACCGACGAGGTGAGCGTACATTGTACTCAAGTGCTCCTGAAGGTCCGCGTGGTGACCTGTGTTCTGTCGGCGCTTTCGGCGGCGACGATCCCAGCGATCATGAAGCTCAGGGTGTATTTATTGATGGTGTGCACGGTACATCATTTGCTGCTCCATTCATTTCTGCGGCGTCGCTATTAACAAAACGGTTTCCCCCACCGATTGGTCCATTTACACGCGAAGTTATCGAAGCCGCGCGACAGGGGCGTTTCCTTCGCTTGCGTATCGAGGAGGTCGAGGAGGATGAACAATAA
- a CDS encoding tyrosine-type recombinase/integrase, which translates to MNIFATCSRQPWNKGKLVGQKAPLRLRDIWAIRVRLQIAERTRDLALFDLAIDSKLRACDLTKLRVRDVAHGEHVSPRAIVMQQKTLRPVQFEITEQTRFAIAAWIHQAQLRSEDCLFPSQLHTSDHLSTRQYARIVKGWVEAVGLDPAMYGTHTMRRTKASLIYRRTKNLRAVQLLLGHTKLESTVRYLGIEVDDALEMAEQTEV; encoded by the coding sequence ATGAACATCTTCGCTACCTGCAGCCGCCAGCCTTGGAACAAAGGAAAACTGGTCGGGCAGAAAGCTCCACTCAGACTGAGAGATATCTGGGCCATCCGGGTAAGGCTTCAAATTGCAGAACGAACCCGTGATCTTGCGCTCTTCGATCTGGCCATCGACAGCAAGCTTCGGGCCTGCGACTTAACCAAGCTTCGCGTGCGCGACGTCGCCCATGGCGAGCACGTATCACCACGCGCCATTGTGATGCAGCAGAAAACACTGCGGCCAGTGCAATTCGAGATCACCGAACAAACACGGTTTGCTATCGCGGCCTGGATACACCAGGCCCAACTCCGGAGCGAGGACTGCCTTTTTCCGAGCCAGCTGCATACCTCAGACCATCTATCAACACGTCAATACGCACGTATCGTCAAAGGCTGGGTGGAAGCAGTTGGCCTTGATCCAGCAATGTATGGCACTCACACAATGAGGCGTACGAAGGCATCGCTGATCTATCGCAGGACGAAGAATCTGCGAGCGGTTCAACTGCTGCTTGGCCATACGAAACTGGAGAGCACCGTTCGATATCTGGGAATTGAAGTCGACGACGCCCTAGAGATGGCGGAACAGACCGAGGTTTGA